cgtccaagcccataaaatcgaacaaggcggattgcgtttggatttccctctttcagatgaccgagattgccccccttgaatcgatccgtgtcaaggccagttgtactggccgtgtgttcaagatgaatTACAACCCCCAAGCTGAACTGTATAtctcttgtggctgtttgagaCAGATTTTTGTTAGATATAAACCCTTTAACCTAAACCCAAACCCTCGTTGCTGTAGATGTTGATGTCGTCATGTATTAATACCATGTTTTTCTTCTCGCACCTTTTTCAAGGAAAGGGGTTTGCACAGTGTCACAAACTGTGAGGTACTGCTGTGATAGACGTcgaggcaagctacacgtggCATTGTAGGCCAATCACAAGCGAGAGGCCTGTCTCCGAACGTGATCGGTGATCTATGCCTGTGAAATGATGTGAAGGACTGACATCCCAGTGAAATCATGTGAAGGATTAACATCCTGGGCAGTGAAATGATGTGAAGAACTGACATCCCAGTGAGAACGAGCTACTCACATGGTCGGTGGTCTATGCCAGTGAAATGATGTGAAGAACTGACATCCCAGTGAGAACGAGCTACTCACATGGTCGGTGGTCTATGCCAGTGAAATGATGTGAAGAACTGACATCCCAGTGAGAACGAGCTACTCACATGGTCGGTGGTCTATGCCAGTGAAATGATGTGAAGAACTGACATCCCAGTGAGAACGAGCTACTCACATGGTCGGTGGTCTATGCCAGTGAAATCATATGAAGGACTGACATCCCAGTGAGAACGAGCTACTCACATGGTCGGTGGTCTATGCCAGTGAAATCATATGAAGAACTGACATCCCAGTGAGAACGAGCTACTCACATGGTCGGTGGTCTATGCCAGTGCAATCATGTGAAGAACTGACATCCCAGTGAGAACGAGCTACTCACATGGTCGGTGGTCTATGCCAGTGAAATGATATGAAGAACTGACATCCCAGTGAGAACGAGCTACTCACATGGTCGGTGGTCTATGCCAGTGAAATCATATGAAGGACTGACATCCCAGTGAGAACGAGCTACTCACATGGTCGGTGGTCTATGCCAGTGAAATCATATGAAGGACTGACATCCCAGTGAGAACGAGCTACTCACATGGTCGGTGGTCTATGCCAGTGAAATCATATGAAGGACTGACATCCCAGTGAGAACGAGCTACTCACATGGTCGGTGGTCTATGCCAGTGAAATGATGTGAAGAACTGACATCCCAGTGAGAACGAGCTACTCACATGGTCGGTGGTCTATGCCAGTGAAATGATGTGAAGAACTGACATCCCAGTGAGAACGAGCTACTCACATGGTCGGTGGTCTATGCCAGTGAAATGATGTGAAAAACTGACATCCTAGTGAGAACGAGCTACTCACATGGTCGGTGGTCTATGCCAGTGAAATGATGTGAAAAACTGACATCCCAGTGAGAACGAGCTACTCACATGGTCGGTGGTCTATGCCAGTGAAATCATATGAAGGACTGACATCCCAGTGAGAACGAGCTACTCACATGGTCGGTGGTCTATGCCAGTGAAATCATATGAAGGACTGACATCCCAGTGAGAACGAGCTACTCACATGGTCGGTGGTCTATGCCAGTGAAATGATGTGAAAAACTGACATCCCAGTGAGAACGAGCTACTCACATGGTCGGTGGTCTATGCCAGTGAAATGATGTGAAAAACTGACATCCCAGTGAGAACGAGCTACTCACATGGTCGGTGGTCTATGCCAGTGAAATCATATGAAGGACTGACATCCCAGTGAGAACGAGCTACTCACATGGTCGGTGGTCTATGCCAGTGAAATCATATGAAGGACTGACATCCCAGTGAGAACGAGCTACTCACATGGTCGGTGGTCTATGCCAGTGAAATGATGTGAAAAACTGACATCCCAGTGAGAACGAGCTACTCACATGGTCGGTGGTCTATGCCAGTGAAATCATATGAAGGACTGACATCCCAGTGAGAACGAGCTACTCACATGGTCGGTGGTCTATGCCAGTGAAATGATGTGAAAAACTGACATCCCAGTGAGAACGAGCTACTCACATGGTCGGTGGTCTATGCCAGTGAAATCATATGAAGGACTGACATCCCAGTGAGAACGAGCTACTCACATGGTCGGTGGTCTATGCCAGTGAAATGATGTGAAAAACTGACATCCCAGTGAGAACGAGCTACTCACATGGTCGGTGGTCTATGCCAGTGAAATCATATGAAGGACTGACATCCCAGTGAGAACGAGCTACTCACATGGTCGGTGGTCTATGCCAGTGAAATCATATGAAGGACTGACATCCCAGTGAGAACGAGCTACTCACATGGTCGGTGGTCTATGCCAGTGAAATGATGTGAAAAACTGACATCCCAGTGAGAACGAGCTACTCACATGGTCGGTGGTCTATGCCAGTGAAATCATATGAAGGACTGACATCCCAGTGAGAACGAGCTACTCACATGGTCGGTGGTCTATGCCAGTGAAATGATGTGAAAAACTGACATCCCAGTGAGAACGAGCTACTCACATGGTCGGTGGTCTATGCCAGTGAAATCATATGAAGGACTGACATCCCAGTGAGAACGAGCTACTCACATGGTCGGTGGTCTATGCCAGTGAAATGATGTGAAAAACTGACATCCCAGTGAGAACGAGCTACTCACATGGTCGGTGGTCTATGCCAGTGAAATCATATGAAGGACTGACATCCCAGGCAGAACGAGCTACTCACATGGTCGGTGGTCTATGCCAGTGAAATCATATGAAGGACTGACATCCCAGTGAGAACGAGCTACTCACATGGTCGGTGGTCTATGCCAGTGAAATGATGTGAAAAACTGACATCCCAGTGAGAACGAGCTACTCACATGGTCGGTGGTCTATGCCAGTGAAATGATGTGAAAAACTGACATCCCAGTGAGAACGAGCTACTCACATGGTCGGTGGTCTATGCCAGTGAAATCATATGAAGGACTGACATCCCAGTGAGAACGAGCTACTCACATGGTCGGTGGTCTATGCCAGTGAAATCATATGAAGGACTGACATCCCAGTGAGAACGAGCTACTCACATGGTCGGTGGTCTATGCCAGTGAAATCATATGAAGGACTGACATCCCAGTGAGAACGAGCTACTCACATGGTCGGTGGTCTATGCCAGTGAAATCATATGAAGGACTGACATCCCAGTGAGAACGAGCTACTCACATGCGGGAGGAGAAGAAGCCGTTGATGTAGTTGACAGCCAGCCAGGCGTACACCGCCTCCTCCTCTCCGGACAGGATGCTGACGTGGTCGTCACGGAAACTGAAAGGGTTGAGGCTGACGTTGTGCATGACGTCACGCACCGTCCCCAGCAGCGCCCGGGCTGACGTCATTGGCAAGGTCCGCAGTCctgtacatacacacagacagacacatacacacagacatacacatacacacagacatacacatacacacagacagacacatacacacagacagacacatacacacagacagacacatacacacagacagacacattcacacagacagacatacacacagacagacacatacacacagacagacacatacacacagacagacacattcacacagacagacacatacacacatacagacacattcacacagacacacagacagacacatacacacagacagacacatacacacagacagacacattcacacagacagacacatacacacagacagacacatacacacagacagaccacTTCTTGAGTACAACGTCTCGCCATGCGATGGATAATTGGTTATTTTTTCATACCCAATGGGTTGGTCACGTATGCATCACTTATGCATATATTCATTGCAAAATTCGTGAAACGATTCAACcagatatatataattataggGAAACAAAATGGCATAAACAAGCAACGAACCAAAAGACAGTGTAAAAAAAGAACCCATTCCCCCCAAAATAACATGAACAGCTTGCATGGAGTGGACCACAGGCTGGGGGTGTAATGAACAGCTTGCATGGAGTGGACCACAGGCTGGGGGTGTAATGAACAGCTTGCATGGAGTGGACCACAGGCTGGGGGTGTAATGAACAGCTTGCATGGAGTGGACCACAGGCTGGGGGTGTAATGAACAGCTTGCATGGAGTGGACCACAGGCTGGGGGTGTAATGAACAGCTTGCATGGAGTGGACCACAGGCTGGGGGTGTAATGAACAGCTTGCATGGAGTGGACCACAGGCTGGGGGTGTAATGAACAGCTTGCATGAAGTGGACCACAGGCTGGGGGTGGGTATTGGTAGATACCGAGAACGACAGAAAGGATAGCCTCATTGGGTGGGACATGTgttggggttgggggtgggtataGGTAGCTGacgagaaagacagaaaggatGGCCTCGTTGGGTGAGACATGTgttggggttgggggtgggtataGGTAGCTGACGAGAACGACAGAAAGGATGGCCTCGTTGGGTGGGACATGTGTTGGGGGTGGAAGTGGGTATAGGTAGCTGACGAGAACGACAGAAAGGACAGCAGACATGACACAGCAACCAGTCACTCACCAGCAGTGGCCATGACGTAGATAGGGGTAGTGGGGTGGTGACGTTCCGGCACAGTGGCGACAGCGTGCCCGATGACGTCAGCGAGGTATTGCGGCAGGAGAGGCAGGCTAGTGACGTAGTTGCCGAGGCCCGGCTTGACGCGCTCACTGAGCAGCAGCTGGACGGTGGGCACGAGGGAGGGGAGACTACCCGGGGTGTAGTTGTAGACCTTGACCTTGCTGCTCGAGCTGCCTGCGTCCACCAGCACCCCGTAGCGGACCTCCTCCGCCTCCCTCTCCTCCACGTGCACCACCTTCTCCACCCGCCTCGCGCTCTGCTGCACGGCCTTCTGCTTGGAGGCCGGCATGTACTTCCCCGTCCTGTTCTGCTTGGAGGCCGGCATGTACTTCCCCGTCCTGTTCTGCTTGGAGGCCGGCATGTACTTCCCCGTCCTGTTCGCTGTCGTGGCCTGCTGCCCGGAAGGCCCAAGAAAATAGTCCCCTGTCTTGTTCACCGCCGTGCCGTTCAGAAGAAAGTTGTCCACTGTCTCGTTAACCACCGTGTCGTTCCGCCCGGTAGTGGGAATAAAAGAGTCCTCTGATTTGTTGACCGTCGTGCCATTAGGAAGAGAGTAGTCCGTCTGGTTGACCGAGTCTGGCACTGGTATCGCCCACGTCGTGCTGTTAGTTGTGTAACTGTAAGTCATGTTCTCGCTTTGCGCCACGGGAAGTGTGTGTGAAGAATTTGACCTCGAGGTGGTGTTGGTCAATCTACGTACGTCTTTCCCTGGATGCCTGAAAATCGCTTCAAGCAGAGTGGACCTGTCCGGCGTCTTGCCACGGTGGGGGTGGTCAGCCTGGGAGTGCGTCTTGCCACGGTGGGGGTGGTCAGCCTGGGAGTGCGTCACGTTCTTTTGATCAGCCGTCACAGAGCTATTTAAATCAGAAGTGCGCCGTAATCGGTCGAGTATGACATGCGCGTGGTACGCGTCACACATGGGAATGGACAGTGACGTCATGGTCATCACTGACGTCAGCAGGGTCACCATCTGTGCCATTGCTGGTGGCTGGGTGGAATGCTTATGGATCACAGGGTTCGGGACGCACAGCAGTCGCTCAGCAGTTTCTTCGGTGAGTCTAGGTGGGTGACGGGATGAAACGATCCGACCTGGAGCCTGGTGCAATCACCGTGTAGACGTGGAGGCCTCGTCGTTCTGGCTCCATTCACAGTCCTGTCTTTCTTCGTGTCGTGGCGAGATTCCTACAGCGCGCGTCTCTTACCGCACACAGTACAGACACAATCCCCCCGTAACCTGAAACATAGAGAAAGTGGGGAGGTTATGAGAACAGGCCTTTACTGTAAGCTATGAAGTGACTGACAGCTTCCACTGTAAGCTATGAAGTGACTGACTTGCACACACTGCTGCGCTAAGTGACAGCCTCCACTGTAAGCTATAAAGTGACTGACCTGGACACACTGCTGAGCCAAGTAACAGCCTTCACTGTAAAAGCTATGAAGTGAATGACCTGCACACACTGCTGAGCTAAGTGACAGCCTTCACTGTAAGCTATGAAGTGGCGGACATGCACACACTGCTGAGCTAAGTGACAGCCTTCACTGTAAGCTATGAAGTGACAGCCTTCACTGTAAGCTGTGAAGTGACAGCCTTCACTGTGAGctagaccggcacggtggcttagtggtaaggcgtccgccccgtgatcgggaaatcgtgggttcgaaccccggccgggtcatacctaagactttaaaattggcaatctagtggctgctccgcctggcgtctggcattatggggttagtgctaggactggttggtccggtgtcagaataatgtgactgggtgagacatgaagcctgtgctgcgacttctgtcttgtgtgtggcgcacgttaaaatttatgtcaaagcagcaccgccctgatatggcccttcgtggtcggctgggcgttaagcaaacaaacaaacaaacaaacactgtaaGCTATGAAGTGACGGACTTGCACACACTGCTGAGCTAAGTGACAGCCTTCACTGTAAGCTATGAAGTGACTGACCTGCACACACTGCTGAGCTAAGTGACAGCCTTCACTGTAAGCTATGAAGTGACTGACCTGCACACACTGCTGAGCTAAGTGACAGCCTTCACTGTAAGCTATGAAGTGACTGACCTGCACACACCGTTCCTACCGGGGCAAAGTCAACACTGCTATCGCAGGCCGCCGCGCCAAACACGAAAAATCAGTTTGGTGCATTACATCACTAGGCTGATGGAGTAGTCACTTTCCCcaccattttttttaatcaatatcCACCATCAACCTTGCTTCACTTCACAAACTGACAAAGCCAAAGCAGAGTGCAGAAATTGAATACAGAAAACAATCATAACTGGTCCATactaggagcctgggcgcctaatatggaccagtgaagaggccttcacgattcactgtaaaaagccccaaaataacatgatacaatttagtgtgcaagtcagactaattcaaatatgctttagaaaatttgagaaaataaataaaattatcaacttccacgaaaaaaagactatttTGTAACTATTGTTTTAAAGcttgagggctagttataggttatttccagcaagcttcttaatgaattaatgaaaccagagtttagcttttattttcttctgttttttgaaggtggtccatatcaggggaCAAACACATACTTGAGATTTTGCCattatattttgtttgcagtagaaactcgggatcaacactgctaaaatgtaaccaatacagtcttagctgtcaCACTACATCTTCTGCTTCTATTCAAATACGCGTCTCATAAAATGTAAATGTATATCTTTGCCCTGAGGTGCTTCCCTGAGACGTAACTAAAACTGCCAACAAATAATGGATTTCCAGGGTAGTGGGAGCAGAAAACAGGTTTCCTAAAGTTAGTTTTGCACTCCAAGTAAACGGAACAAAGTCTGGCCCATAGTTTGTGGCCATTGTGCCCAACTGTCGAGATATCTGCTCGACGTTAGTAGGTGTACTGAGAAAGCCACGTCTGTGGGGCAcgcagcacacacaaacaactgtcGGGATATCTGCTCGACGTCAGTAGGTGTACTGAGAAAGCCACGTCTGTGGGGCAcgcagcacacacaaacaactgcACATTTCTCTCTTGTTTACTTCTCGGGAGGTTGTTGTTATCCGGCCAAATGTATTGGTTTTTCTGTGTGACGTCACAACCGTAGCAATGTCAGCTGCCTTTCAGGTATTGTTTGCGAAACCCCAGTCACCATTTCGGAAAGTGCACGACACTGCGGTCTGCGGAAGGTACTTTTAGTACTGGAACaggcactgtgtgtgtgtgtgtgtgtgtgtgtgtgtgtgtgtgtgtgtgtgtgtgtgtgtgtgtgtgtgtgtgtgtgcgtgtgtgtgtgcgtgcgcagtTGTTTGTACTTAATTCAGCATTACACGAAAGGAAGAGAATAGTAATGTGTTTTATTTGTAATGCTTAAACGGTATGCAAATGTTTGGGCTGGCATTGACAATTGAAACAACTATCTGAAAACGAGTAACACTGACATTGCAAAAGCGTAAAAGTGACAGTGATTTACGAGTGACGTCGACAGGCACGATGTTGGTACGAGACATTGttcttgtttacaaattgtaacagtaactctcaagatgttggtacgagacattgttcttgtttacaaattgtaacagtaactctcaagatgttggtacgagacattgttcttgtttacaaattgtAACAGTAACTCTCAAGATGTAGGTACGAGACATTGttcttgtttacaaattgtaacagtaactctcaagatgttggtacgagacattgttcttgtttacaaattgtAACATTAACTCTCAAGATGTTGGTACGAGACATCGttcttgtttacaaattgtaacagtaactctcaagatgttggtacgagacattgttcttgtttacaaattgtaacagtaactctcaagatgttggtacgagacattgttcttgtttacaaattgtaacagtaacgctcaagatgttggtacgagacattgttcttgtttacaaattgtaacagtaacgctcaagatgttggtacgagacattgttcttgtttacaaattgtAACTGTAACTCTCAAGATGTTGGTACGAGACATTGttcttgtttacaaattgtaacagtaacgctcaa
This Littorina saxatilis isolate snail1 linkage group LG17, US_GU_Lsax_2.0, whole genome shotgun sequence DNA region includes the following protein-coding sequences:
- the LOC138952809 gene encoding ectonucleoside triphosphate diphosphohydrolase 5-like isoform X1, yielding MAQMVTLLTSVMTMTSLSIPMCDAYHAHVILDRLRRTSDLNSSVTADQKNVTHSQADHPHRGKTHSQADHPHRGKTPDRSTLLEAIFRHPGKDVRRLTNTTSRSNSSHTLPVAQSENMTYSYTTNSTTWAIPVPDSVNQTDYSLPNGTTVNKSEDSFIPTTGRNDTVVNETVDNFLLNGTAVNKTGDYFLGPSGQQATTANRTGKYMPASKQNRTGKYMPASKQNRTGKYMPASKQKAVQQSARRVEKVVHVEEREAEEVRYGVLVDAGSSSSKVKVYNYTPGSLPSLVPTVQLLLSERVKPGLGNYVTSLPLLPQYLADVIGHAVATVPERHHPTTPIYVMATAGLRTLPMTSARALLGTVRDVMHNVSLNPFSFRDDHVSILSGEEEAVYAWLAVNYINGFFSSRMRRSDSVGLLEMGGGSLQVAFLPDGPLYQEEFQVYVGRRRFDLYATSYLTFGTTYMTDKVHHVLLGDREGNETDTDHLYSPCVLNGDTDELLAGHVTVKVKGTGDPARCESMLRNILRPAVSRCSPRPCAIGERYQPPVGNLSFYAISAFVYAPRSLDAVEDGGVLNITKLRLNAWDYCAMTLSEAVNLTGGPAKYASNDCLMGLYIPLLLTQAMAFDPNTKVITLARDIQGRRIDWALGAMVQQLFMTFMDDLGPKISCSQGDEPFPLLRNRCTTTVVVPGGSSSVSPASAWLLIMFIAHSLL
- the LOC138952809 gene encoding ectonucleoside triphosphate diphosphohydrolase 6-like isoform X2, with amino-acid sequence MAQMVTLLTSVMTMTSLSIPMCDAYHAHVILDRLRRTSDLNSSVTADQKNVTHSQADHPHRGKTHSQADHPHRGKTPDRSTLLEAIFRHPGKDVRRLTNTTSRSNSSHTLPVAQSENMTYSYTTNSTTWAIPVPDSVNQTDYSLPNGTTVNKSEDSFIPTTGRNDTVVNETVDNFLLNGTAVNKTGDYFLGPSGQQATTANRTGKYMPASKQNRTGKYMPASKQNRTGKYMPASKQKAVQQSARRVEKVVHVEEREAEEVRYGVLVDAGSSSSKVKVYNYTPGSLPSLVPTVQLLLSERVKPGLGNYVTSLPLLPQYLADVIGHAVATVPERHHPTTPIYVMATAGLRTLPMTSARALLGTVRDVMHNVSLNPFSFRDDHVSILSGEEEAVYAWLAVNYINGFFSSRMRRSDSVGLLEMGGGSLQVAFLPDGPLYQEEFQVYVGRRRFDLYATSYLTFGTTYMTDKVHHVLLGDREGNETDTDHLYSPCVLNGDTDELLAGHVTVKVKGTGDPARCESMLRNILRPAVSRCSPRPCAIGERYQPPVGNLSFYAISAFVYAPRSLDAVEDGGVLNITKLRLNAWDYCAMTGPWAQWCSSCS